Proteins encoded within one genomic window of candidate division Zixibacteria bacterium HGW-Zixibacteria-1:
- a CDS encoding magnesium chelatase: MLAKVYSAATLGVNAYLVEVEADIQQQLPLFITVGLPDGAVRESKERVTAAIKNSDFVFPAKKITINLAPADIRKEGSAFDLPMAAGILAATGQILRESFADYVLLGELSLDGAVRPVPGVLPMAMHVQDADGVKGIIVPKENAPEAAMAENLKVYPVTTLKEAVHFLEDESSLKPYELDISSVFSSSRKYDVDFCDVKGQESTKRALEVAAAGGHNIIMVGPPGSGKTMLARRLPTILPDITIPEALETTKIHSVAGLLSNNTALIATRPFRAPHHTVSDAGLIGGGRIPKPGEVSLAHHGVLFLDEIAEFHKDVLEVLRQPMEDGQVTLSRATMSLTYPASFMLAAAMNPCPCGYFGDNSHECNCTSAAIQRYMSRISGPLLDRIDIHITVPSVKFKELSSDACGEKSIVIRERVNAARKRQQERFRNEKKIFCNAHMQSKDIRNFCKIDEKSKSLLNLAITKQGLSARAYDRILKVSRTIADLENNENIETTHIAEAIHYRSLDRNLWL; encoded by the coding sequence ATGCTTGCCAAGGTTTATTCGGCTGCGACGCTTGGGGTCAACGCCTATTTGGTGGAAGTCGAAGCCGATATACAGCAGCAGCTTCCGCTGTTCATCACGGTCGGATTGCCGGATGGGGCGGTGCGCGAATCCAAGGAACGGGTGACAGCGGCCATCAAGAATTCCGATTTTGTTTTTCCAGCCAAGAAAATAACCATCAATCTGGCCCCGGCCGATATTCGCAAAGAGGGGTCGGCTTTCGATTTACCGATGGCGGCCGGGATTCTGGCCGCGACCGGGCAGATACTCAGGGAAAGTTTTGCTGATTATGTTCTTCTGGGGGAACTGTCGCTCGACGGGGCGGTACGGCCGGTGCCGGGAGTGCTGCCGATGGCGATGCATGTGCAGGACGCCGATGGGGTGAAAGGGATTATTGTTCCGAAGGAAAATGCTCCTGAAGCGGCCATGGCCGAGAACCTGAAAGTGTACCCGGTGACAACACTCAAAGAGGCAGTCCATTTTCTGGAGGATGAAAGCAGTCTCAAGCCGTATGAGCTGGATATCAGTTCGGTTTTTTCGTCTTCGCGGAAGTATGATGTCGATTTTTGTGATGTCAAGGGCCAGGAATCGACCAAACGGGCGCTTGAGGTGGCCGCGGCGGGCGGGCATAACATTATCATGGTCGGCCCGCCCGGCTCCGGCAAAACCATGCTGGCCCGGCGCCTGCCGACCATACTGCCCGATATTACTATCCCCGAGGCATTGGAGACGACCAAGATTCATTCGGTGGCGGGGCTTCTCTCGAACAACACGGCGCTGATTGCGACGCGGCCGTTCCGGGCGCCGCATCATACTGTCTCGGATGCCGGATTGATCGGCGGCGGGAGGATTCCCAAGCCGGGTGAGGTTTCGCTGGCGCACCACGGGGTCCTGTTTCTCGATGAGATTGCGGAGTTCCACAAGGATGTCCTGGAGGTGCTTCGCCAGCCCATGGAAGACGGTCAGGTGACGCTGTCGCGGGCGACCATGTCACTCACCTATCCGGCGTCGTTTATGCTTGCGGCGGCGATGAACCCGTGCCCGTGCGGCTATTTCGGCGACAATTCGCATGAGTGTAATTGTACGTCGGCCGCCATTCAACGGTACATGTCGCGCATTTCGGGACCGTTACTTGATCGCATCGATATTCATATCACGGTGCCGTCGGTGAAGTTCAAGGAATTGTCATCGGATGCCTGCGGCGAGAAATCGATTGTTATTCGGGAACGGGTCAACGCCGCCCGCAAACGCCAGCAGGAGCGGTTCAGAAACGAGAAAAAGATTTTTTGCAATGCGCATATGCAGTCGAAGGATATTCGGAATTTCTGCAAAATCGACGAGAAATCCAAATCGCTCTTGAATCTGGCCATCACCAAACAGGGGCTCTCCGCGAGGGCGTACGACCGGATTTTGAAAGTGTCCCGAACCATCGCCGACCTGGAGAATAATGAAAATATCGAAACGACCCATATCGCGGAAGCAATCCACTATCGTTCGCTTGACAGAAATTTATGGCTGTAG